One Halanaerobiales bacterium genomic region harbors:
- a CDS encoding competence/damage-inducible protein A, translated as MKAEIISIGTEILLGDIVDTNSKYIAEHLKDLGYDIHYMTAVGDNQKRVINVLKRAIERSDLVITTGGLGPTEDDLTRQAIAKATDKNLYQDENLLNSIKEYFDQKNYNMTKNNYSQAFLPEGAKVIKNNWGTAPGILLKESDYMIISLPGVPSEMKKMFSNYILKELQKYSEKTILSKTLHFFGIGESTLETKLKNILENQNNPTLALLAGEGEVKLRITAKGENKNKLKDMISKKEKLIRKKVGKYIYGVNNTDLAKEIYNILLKRKLTISLAESCTGGLISHRLTQIPGSSKVFKGSYVVYSNEAKINLLDIDREIIKKQGAVSKKTALMMAKNIKDKFGTNIGIGVTGIAGPGGGTADKPVGLVYIGISYGKKNIVHKLNLKYSRSFNKWMTSQYVFYYLLDHFKRGINKNEK; from the coding sequence TTGAAGGCTGAAATTATATCAATTGGGACAGAAATCTTACTTGGGGATATAGTTGATACTAACTCAAAATATATAGCAGAACATTTAAAAGATTTAGGTTATGACATTCATTATATGACAGCTGTTGGTGATAATCAAAAAAGGGTAATTAATGTTTTAAAAAGAGCTATTGAAAGATCTGATCTAGTAATTACTACTGGAGGATTAGGTCCTACTGAAGATGATTTAACCCGGCAGGCAATTGCTAAAGCAACTGATAAAAATTTATATCAGGATGAAAATCTTTTAAATTCTATAAAAGAATATTTTGATCAAAAAAATTATAATATGACTAAAAATAATTATAGTCAGGCATTTTTACCTGAAGGAGCAAAAGTAATTAAAAACAATTGGGGAACAGCTCCCGGTATTTTATTAAAAGAAAGTGATTATATGATAATAAGTTTGCCTGGTGTTCCTTCAGAAATGAAAAAAATGTTTTCTAACTATATTTTGAAAGAATTACAAAAATATTCAGAAAAAACAATTTTATCAAAAACACTACATTTTTTTGGGATTGGTGAATCTACTTTAGAAACCAAATTAAAAAATATATTAGAAAATCAAAATAATCCTACCTTAGCTCTTTTAGCTGGCGAAGGAGAAGTAAAACTTAGAATAACGGCTAAAGGTGAAAACAAAAACAAATTAAAAGATATGATTTCTAAAAAAGAGAAATTAATAAGAAAAAAGGTTGGTAAATATATATATGGAGTAAATAATACTGATTTAGCTAAGGAGATTTATAATATTCTGCTAAAAAGAAAACTTACAATTAGTTTAGCTGAATCATGTACGGGCGGGTTAATAAGTCATCGTTTAACACAAATCCCGGGAAGTTCTAAGGTTTTTAAAGGTAGTTATGTAGTTTATTCTAATGAAGCTAAAATTAATTTATTAGATATAGATAGAGAAATTATTAAAAAACAAGGAGCTGTAAGTAAAAAGACAGCACTAATGATGGCTAAAAATATAAAAGACAAGTTTGGAACAAATATTGGAATTGGAGTTACAGGTATTGCCGGTCCAGGTGGAGGTACAGCTGATAAACCAGTAGGATTAGTGTATATAGGTATATCTTATGGCAAAAAAAATATAGTTCATAAATTGAACTTAAAATATTCAAGATCTTTTAACAAATGGATGACTTCTCAATATGTATTTTATTATTTGTTGGATCATTTTAAAAGGGGGATAAATAAAAATGAAAAATAA